The Legionella cincinnatiensis genome includes a region encoding these proteins:
- the pgi gene encoding glucose-6-phosphate isomerase has protein sequence MEQLTQKNAWKKLEKLAKRDNGANVEIKNHPKSAAHITLDYSGQQVNSTIMDTLFDLANECQLSEHIDALMSGKPINNTENRPALHTALRVPESERIWVNQQNIVPEVINARKQMYEISTKIRNKEWLGYSGKPITDVINIGIGGSMLGPFFCIHSLSDLVTNQLRFHFISDLDPQAFQRVTATLNPETTLFIISSKSFTTPETLAHYQQALKWVKVQQHLEKHFIAVTANVKKAQEMGFSTILPIWDWVGGRYSFFSAINLISCIAIGYDHFSEIIFGAHEMDIHFRTVNFADNLPVLLALLGIWNINFLNTNNLLLMTYAQDLQHFVSYLQQLDMESNGKSINKQGRKVDYATGPIIWGGLGNHAQHSYYQLLCQGTHKVAADLISVQTYEDNVINKICRAHKEVLTKGGNPTDNPHSDIAGQMPVNLLSLRDCSPKTLGSLISLYEHKIFVQGIIWNINSFDQPGVESSKEIIRQNKWIN, from the coding sequence ATGGAACAACTTACACAAAAAAACGCTTGGAAAAAGCTCGAAAAACTTGCAAAAAGAGATAATGGAGCGAATGTTGAAATAAAAAATCATCCTAAATCTGCTGCTCATATTACTTTGGATTACAGTGGGCAACAGGTAAATTCTACAATTATGGATACTCTTTTTGACCTTGCCAATGAATGTCAGCTCTCTGAACATATAGATGCTTTAATGAGTGGAAAGCCTATAAACAATACAGAAAACAGACCTGCTTTACATACAGCACTTCGCGTCCCAGAAAGTGAAAGAATATGGGTTAATCAACAGAACATTGTTCCTGAAGTCATTAATGCTCGAAAACAAATGTATGAGATTTCAACTAAAATCAGAAACAAAGAATGGCTTGGTTATTCTGGAAAACCGATCACTGATGTCATTAACATTGGTATTGGTGGTTCCATGCTTGGTCCTTTCTTTTGTATTCATTCACTCAGTGATTTAGTAACGAATCAATTGCGATTCCATTTTATTTCTGACCTAGACCCTCAGGCTTTTCAACGTGTTACAGCAACACTGAATCCAGAAACCACGCTGTTTATCATTTCCTCAAAATCATTTACTACTCCAGAAACTTTAGCTCATTACCAACAAGCATTGAAATGGGTTAAGGTGCAGCAGCATCTTGAAAAACACTTTATTGCAGTGACTGCCAATGTAAAAAAAGCGCAGGAAATGGGTTTTAGTACAATTCTTCCCATATGGGATTGGGTGGGTGGGCGCTACTCTTTCTTCTCTGCAATTAATTTGATTTCCTGTATTGCAATTGGTTACGACCATTTTTCTGAAATCATCTTTGGCGCGCATGAAATGGATATTCATTTTCGTACTGTGAATTTTGCCGATAATCTGCCTGTATTATTGGCATTACTTGGCATATGGAATATTAATTTTTTAAATACGAATAATTTACTGTTGATGACTTATGCCCAAGATCTCCAACATTTTGTTTCTTATCTGCAACAGCTTGATATGGAAAGTAATGGAAAATCAATCAATAAACAAGGACGAAAAGTAGATTACGCAACTGGCCCTATTATTTGGGGCGGTTTAGGTAATCACGCCCAACATAGTTATTATCAACTTTTATGCCAAGGAACCCATAAAGTAGCAGCTGATTTAATTAGTGTTCAGACCTACGAAGATAATGTAATTAACAAAATATGTCGGGCCCATAAAGAAGTACTCACCAAAGGAGGAAACCCAACGGATAATCCTCATAGTGATATAGCTGGGCAAATGCCAGTAAATCTTCTTTCATTAAGAGATTGCTCACCAAAGACTCTAGGCTCTTTAATTTCTTTATATGAACATAAGATTTTCGTACAAGGCATTATCTGGAATATCAATTCATTTGATCAACCTGGGGTTGAAAGCTCTAAGGAAATAATTCGACAAAATAAGTGGATTAACTAA
- the proC gene encoding pyrroline-5-carboxylate reductase encodes MIKNKATSIIGTGHLGCAFARGLIKSGYPTNLLTLSNRNSHKSEQLAKELGVLSTPTNTQAVQDAEIIILAVKPQFIQDVCQEIAPTIQNKNPIIISLAGVIDIDSISRWLNNKALGVIRVMTNTPSEFCKGTSALFASPSTTSEQKLLIETLFNNVGYTFWVDQESMIDTLTAPIGCAPAYIFLFLEALQNAAMSRGISAELAEKISLESLFGAAELAKKSGRSFAHLREGVTTPQGVTAYSLEKLSMDNFFDIFKKIYADAEERIEQISQKLPS; translated from the coding sequence ATGATTAAAAACAAAGCTACTTCTATTATAGGCACAGGCCACTTAGGTTGTGCATTTGCACGGGGTCTTATTAAAAGCGGATACCCAACAAATTTGCTCACCCTTAGCAATCGTAACTCCCATAAATCAGAGCAATTAGCTAAAGAATTAGGTGTCTTATCTACACCCACAAATACTCAGGCAGTTCAAGATGCGGAGATTATTATTCTTGCAGTAAAACCTCAATTTATACAAGATGTTTGTCAAGAAATTGCTCCAACAATTCAGAACAAAAATCCTATAATTATTTCTTTAGCAGGTGTCATAGACATAGATAGCATTTCTCGATGGCTTAACAATAAGGCACTAGGAGTTATTCGAGTCATGACGAACACCCCAAGCGAATTTTGCAAAGGAACATCAGCATTATTTGCCAGCCCATCAACCACATCCGAACAAAAATTATTGATTGAAACTCTTTTTAACAATGTGGGTTATACATTTTGGGTCGATCAAGAATCCATGATAGACACCCTTACAGCGCCTATTGGTTGCGCACCGGCTTATATTTTTCTATTTTTAGAAGCATTGCAAAATGCAGCAATGAGTAGAGGGATTTCCGCAGAGCTCGCAGAAAAAATTTCCTTGGAATCTCTATTTGGTGCCGCAGAATTAGCAAAAAAATCCGGTCGCTCTTTTGCGCACTTACGAGAAGGTGTGACTACACCACAAGGTGTTACGGCCTATTCTTTGGAAAAACTGTCTATGGACAATTTTTTTGATATCTTCAAGAAAATTTATGCAGATGCCGAAGAGCGTATTGAACAAATTTCACAAAAATTGCCATCCTAA
- a CDS encoding AAA family ATPase: protein MTEGMIQSEAKAETEPRVLFKPGSWLAKIDFINHLILFNNVLVTVLSEKEGGKTSFGTLLQNNLDQQIKSASIVIKPPYHKENLIKDIATQLQLNPDENTDIISIVRQINEQKSHVLLLIDDAQYLPDDLIEEILFAIKSQENYSFFHLCFLSDYSIVASLNHLRASLSDSFIHTIELGTLNESEARTYVLQRAMASHLISKPLSDAQFQQFYQLTKGNLAKINNDLEAFVNQCTPPKKKDVFKRVKTAGIAAGTIVVAGFLGFYLSQAFHFLPSQDSIATPPAHSEEIQTIVMKLPELPEKLESYIASWQDSSTRQLVYSSLPKKEAFEDPDDEMLSDTKAIVDKVVVIPKLPANNLLAEKHQMPAKHVGEAKRKKVSSKKQIKLAKSPAKKTTPKLATNLYTIQLTASHDKKHIEYFRKTNKLLAQNAKLRRVTNSQGVWYVLTLGEYQNKVQAQHRVSKLPTSLAKLHPWVRPVSSFG from the coding sequence ATGACAGAGGGAATGATTCAGTCTGAAGCAAAGGCTGAAACCGAACCAAGAGTATTGTTTAAACCTGGATCTTGGCTGGCAAAAATTGACTTCATTAATCATTTGATTCTTTTTAACAATGTGCTCGTTACTGTATTATCTGAAAAAGAAGGGGGTAAAACCTCCTTTGGTACTTTATTACAGAATAATCTGGATCAACAAATTAAATCAGCTTCCATAGTGATTAAACCTCCTTATCATAAAGAAAACCTGATAAAAGATATTGCAACTCAATTACAGCTTAACCCCGATGAAAATACGGATATAATTTCAATAGTAAGACAAATTAACGAGCAAAAGTCACATGTATTGTTGTTGATTGATGATGCGCAGTATTTGCCTGACGATTTAATCGAGGAGATATTGTTTGCAATAAAAAGCCAAGAAAATTATAGTTTTTTTCATTTATGTTTTCTCTCAGATTATTCAATAGTTGCATCGCTCAATCATTTAAGAGCCTCTTTGAGCGATAGTTTTATTCATACTATAGAATTAGGGACATTAAATGAAAGTGAGGCAAGAACTTATGTATTACAGCGTGCGATGGCATCGCATCTAATTAGTAAGCCTCTGAGTGATGCTCAATTTCAACAATTTTATCAATTAACTAAGGGTAATTTAGCAAAAATCAATAATGATTTGGAAGCGTTTGTAAATCAATGTACTCCTCCTAAGAAAAAAGACGTGTTCAAGAGGGTAAAAACAGCAGGAATTGCTGCAGGTACGATAGTTGTAGCTGGTTTTTTGGGATTTTATTTATCTCAGGCGTTTCATTTTTTACCTTCTCAGGACAGCATAGCTACTCCTCCTGCTCATAGCGAAGAGATACAAACTATTGTAATGAAGCTACCCGAATTGCCTGAAAAATTAGAGAGTTATATTGCTTCTTGGCAGGATTCTTCTACTCGTCAATTGGTTTACTCTTCCTTACCCAAAAAGGAAGCTTTCGAGGATCCAGATGATGAAATGCTCAGTGACACTAAGGCAATTGTAGATAAGGTTGTTGTTATCCCCAAATTACCTGCAAACAATCTGCTTGCCGAAAAACATCAAATGCCCGCCAAACATGTTGGGGAAGCGAAACGGAAGAAAGTTTCATCAAAAAAACAAATTAAATTGGCTAAATCCCCAGCCAAAAAAACTACTCCTAAATTAGCTACTAATCTCTATACAATCCAATTAACTGCCAGTCATGATAAAAAGCACATTGAATATTTTCGTAAGACGAATAAATTGCTTGCCCAAAATGCTAAATTAAGACGTGTTACTAATTCACAAGGTGTGTGGTATGTACTTACTTTAGGAGAATATCAAAATAAAGTTCAAGCACAGCACCGCGTCAGCAAGTTGCCAACAAGTTTAGCAAAATTGCATCCTTGGGTTAGACCAGTATCTAGTTTTGGATAA